The following are encoded in a window of Nibricoccus aquaticus genomic DNA:
- a CDS encoding PAS domain-containing hybrid sensor histidine kinase/response regulator has protein sequence MFRDHKIVWIALGIVLAGALTGWWSRDSLRDRRLGELAADARRCALVFQADQVRALAGERADELTAEYAFVKQRLIALRAVHPSVRFVSLFRYLPERGKVIYLADSEPRGGAAESRPGDVFPEAFQMPGLRTILRTGETATEGPIKDSFGEWVTGYAVIGEGQGPDSMKEFVALDVAADDWQGGLFEAGMRGALYVWLLLGLPLGVYLFTRRFAAQTAMIDKLSGAVEESDSAVMVADPHGRIEYVNGGLCQQTGYSRHEVVGRLWRELLSEETPESLIAEIGARLESRRSWMGGLAGRRKSGELYPARGTVSPVHGKGGRIEGFIAVLNDATELHRQEEALRREKERAEAGDKAKGVFLATMSHEVRTPLNGMVGFTNLLLDTPLSPEQREYVQTIRTSSEALVQLTGDIMDYTRIESGGLQLDATPCDVRAAIENVLDILAGRAAEGRLELLHEVDLDVPALVMIDAGRLRQVLVNLVGNALKFTSVGEVAVTARLLTGKALSMAPFDAEALGAQGQLVAELEDGGLTLEFAVRDTGIGIAPENRSKLFQAFSQLDSSSARRYGGAGLGLVISRNLVRMMGGEIRLESTPGRGSTFYFTVRCRVSPERLPLAPSLAGMKVAVVTRQDSLRRELSRELSVSGAAVMPLDGAALTSGLWELAVVDCDADFLRKEKERLQSEKWRGARMIGLVHVGMGAEARQALRPHFRMLLNKPLHHRTLVELLAKLAGEK, from the coding sequence ATGTTTAGAGATCACAAGATTGTCTGGATCGCGCTGGGAATCGTGCTGGCCGGGGCACTGACCGGGTGGTGGAGCCGTGACAGTTTGCGCGACCGCCGGCTGGGTGAATTGGCGGCGGATGCGCGGCGGTGCGCGTTGGTGTTTCAGGCGGACCAGGTGCGGGCGCTGGCTGGCGAGCGGGCGGATGAGTTGACGGCGGAGTATGCGTTCGTGAAGCAGCGGCTGATCGCGCTGAGGGCGGTGCATCCGAGCGTGCGATTTGTGTCGTTGTTTCGCTACCTGCCGGAGCGGGGGAAGGTGATCTATCTGGCGGACTCGGAGCCGAGGGGCGGTGCGGCGGAGTCGAGGCCGGGGGATGTGTTTCCGGAGGCGTTTCAGATGCCGGGATTGCGGACGATTTTGCGGACGGGGGAGACGGCGACGGAGGGGCCGATCAAGGACTCGTTTGGCGAGTGGGTGACGGGTTATGCGGTGATCGGCGAGGGGCAGGGGCCGGACAGCATGAAGGAATTTGTGGCGCTGGATGTGGCGGCGGATGACTGGCAGGGAGGGCTTTTTGAAGCGGGAATGCGCGGTGCGCTTTATGTGTGGCTGCTGCTGGGGCTGCCGCTGGGGGTATATCTTTTCACGCGGCGGTTCGCGGCGCAGACGGCGATGATTGACAAATTGAGCGGCGCGGTGGAGGAGAGCGACTCGGCGGTGATGGTGGCCGATCCGCATGGGCGCATCGAGTACGTGAACGGCGGGCTGTGCCAGCAAACCGGATACTCGCGGCACGAAGTCGTGGGGCGGCTGTGGCGGGAGTTGCTCTCCGAGGAGACGCCGGAGTCGTTGATTGCGGAGATCGGTGCGCGGCTGGAGTCGCGGCGGTCGTGGATGGGCGGGCTCGCGGGGCGGCGGAAGAGCGGGGAGCTTTATCCGGCGCGCGGGACGGTGTCGCCGGTGCATGGGAAGGGCGGGCGCATCGAAGGGTTCATCGCGGTGCTGAACGACGCGACGGAGCTGCACCGGCAGGAGGAGGCGCTGCGCCGGGAGAAAGAGCGCGCGGAAGCGGGCGACAAGGCGAAGGGGGTGTTTCTCGCGACGATGAGTCATGAGGTGCGCACGCCGCTCAACGGGATGGTGGGCTTCACGAATTTATTATTAGATACGCCGCTCTCGCCGGAGCAGCGCGAGTACGTGCAGACGATCCGCACGAGCAGCGAGGCGCTCGTGCAGCTGACGGGAGACATCATGGATTATACGCGCATCGAGTCGGGCGGGCTGCAGCTCGACGCGACACCTTGCGATGTGCGCGCGGCGATCGAGAACGTGCTGGATATCCTCGCGGGGCGGGCGGCGGAGGGCCGGCTGGAGTTGTTGCACGAGGTGGATCTGGATGTGCCGGCGCTGGTGATGATCGATGCGGGGCGGCTCCGGCAGGTGCTGGTGAATCTGGTGGGTAACGCGCTCAAGTTTACCTCGGTGGGCGAGGTGGCGGTGACTGCGCGGTTGCTGACGGGGAAAGCGTTGTCGATGGCGCCGTTTGATGCGGAGGCGCTCGGCGCGCAGGGGCAGCTGGTGGCGGAGCTGGAGGATGGCGGGCTGACGCTGGAGTTCGCGGTGCGGGACACGGGCATCGGTATCGCGCCGGAGAACCGGTCAAAGTTGTTTCAGGCGTTTTCGCAGTTGGATTCATCGAGTGCGCGTCGGTACGGCGGTGCCGGGCTGGGCCTGGTGATCTCGCGCAATCTGGTGCGGATGATGGGGGGCGAGATCCGGCTCGAGAGTACGCCCGGGAGGGGCTCGACGTTTTATTTCACGGTGCGTTGCCGGGTATCGCCGGAGAGACTACCGCTGGCGCCGTCGCTTGCCGGGATGAAGGTGGCGGTGGTGACACGGCAGGATTCACTGCGGCGCGAGCTGTCGCGCGAGTTGTCGGTATCGGGCGCGGCGGTGATGCCGCTCGATGGAGCGGCGCTCACCAGCGGGTTGTGGGAGCTGGCGGTGGTGGACTGCGACGCGGATTTTTTGCGCAAGGAGAAGGAGCGGTTGCAGAGCGAGAAGTGGCGCGGCGCGCGGATGATCGGGCTCGTGCATGTGGGCATGGGAGCGGAGGCGCGGCAGGCGTTGCGGCCGCATTTCCGGATGCTGCTGAACAAGCCGCTGCATCACCGGACGCTGGTCGAGTTGCTGGCGAAGCTGGCGGGGGAGAAGTGA
- a CDS encoding cupin domain-containing protein — protein sequence MPADPQASALILPPGAGRVYECGPMRAVFKADETETSARYSASEWTVAPHSPGSGPHSHEENDELFLITEGTLAMRVGDNWVNAPRGTFLRIPAGVVHDFENRTASPATLFNVFIPGGFERMMPDIVAWFASQPNAGKTSAAP from the coding sequence ATGCCTGCCGATCCCCAAGCGTCCGCCCTCATCCTCCCGCCCGGTGCTGGCCGCGTCTATGAATGCGGCCCTATGCGCGCCGTCTTCAAAGCCGACGAGACCGAAACATCCGCGCGCTACAGCGCCTCCGAATGGACCGTCGCCCCGCACAGTCCCGGCTCGGGCCCCCACTCGCACGAAGAGAACGACGAACTCTTCCTCATCACCGAAGGCACGCTTGCCATGCGCGTGGGCGACAACTGGGTCAATGCCCCGCGCGGCACCTTCCTGCGCATTCCCGCAGGCGTCGTTCACGACTTCGAAAACCGCACCGCTTCGCCCGCAACGCTCTTCAACGTCTTCATCCCCGGCGGATTCGAGCGTATGATGCCCGACATCGTCGCGTGGTTTGCCAGTCAGCCCAACGCCGGAAAAACATCCGCCGCCCCATAA
- a CDS encoding REP-associated tyrosine transposase yields MPPWAPDNSLYFITVACAVRGVNQLARADTTHLLRDSLRFRQECGQWQISLVLLMPDHLHALIRFNPERGIQRTVLDWKRYTAKAARVQWQQDFFEHRVRDEAACQEKWRYILFNPVRAGLVKTPEEWPYLRSNGQWDSPG; encoded by the coding sequence GTGCCACCGTGGGCGCCAGACAACTCGCTCTATTTCATCACCGTCGCCTGCGCCGTTCGCGGCGTGAATCAACTCGCCCGTGCCGACACCACGCATCTGCTGCGCGACAGCCTGCGCTTCCGGCAGGAATGCGGCCAGTGGCAGATCTCACTGGTTTTACTGATGCCGGACCACCTGCACGCCCTCATCCGGTTTAATCCCGAACGAGGCATCCAGCGCACAGTCCTCGACTGGAAACGCTACACGGCGAAGGCGGCCCGCGTGCAGTGGCAGCAGGATTTCTTCGAGCATCGCGTGCGCGACGAAGCCGCCTGCCAGGAAAAGTGGCGTTACATCCTGTTCAACCCCGTGCGGGCGGGCTTGGTCAAAACCCCGGAAGAATGGCCCTACCTCAGGTCAAACGGACAATGGGACTCTCCAGGGTAG
- the pap gene encoding polyphosphate:AMP phosphotransferase: MAKPSTSAAPRLSKKDYEARAAVLREKLVQLQVRLKEAPFKILLIVAGVEGAGTGDLLNTLGSWLDPRGVETFSFRDPSDEERERPFLWRFWRSLPTNGRIGIYAGSWYTETLRAALHEPPAQQDLSPEFERIRHFEKLHADDGTLIIKVWLNLSKTAQGRRLRALSSDESTAWRVSPDHWQYHRHYARLSRLAISIHRATHRPHAPWTILDAEDDRARDLDTASLLIARFQAHLRKHGRPLKTKAPSAATRRSLRPAGLKRLQSLPLDQQLSAADYEAKREKWLGKLNQAVRTASAAKRSIVFAFEGWDAAGKGGAIRRLTSAIDVRDYRVIPVAKPTDEEKAHHYLWRFWRNIPRAGLTAIFDRSWYGRVLVERLEGFARDDEWKRAYAEINDFEQQLTARGIIVVKFWLHIGRDEQLRRFRAREETTYKRHKINDEDWRNRRKWDAYEVAVGDMLALTDTTTAPWHLIPANNKRHARLQILKTACKQIETALA; this comes from the coding sequence ATGGCCAAACCGAGCACGAGCGCCGCCCCCCGCCTCTCCAAAAAAGACTACGAAGCCCGCGCCGCCGTCCTCCGCGAAAAACTCGTCCAGCTCCAGGTCCGCCTGAAAGAGGCTCCCTTCAAAATCCTCCTCATTGTCGCCGGCGTCGAAGGCGCCGGCACCGGCGACCTCCTCAACACCCTCGGCTCCTGGCTCGACCCCCGCGGCGTCGAAACCTTCTCCTTCCGCGATCCCTCCGACGAGGAACGCGAACGCCCCTTCCTCTGGCGCTTCTGGCGCAGCCTCCCCACCAACGGCCGCATCGGCATCTACGCCGGCTCCTGGTACACCGAGACTCTCCGCGCCGCCCTCCACGAACCCCCCGCGCAACAAGACCTCTCCCCCGAGTTCGAACGCATCCGCCACTTCGAAAAACTCCACGCCGACGACGGCACCTTGATTATCAAGGTCTGGCTCAACCTCTCCAAAACCGCTCAAGGCCGCCGCCTCCGCGCCCTCTCCTCCGACGAGTCCACCGCCTGGCGCGTCTCCCCCGATCACTGGCAATACCACCGCCACTACGCCCGTCTCTCTCGCCTCGCCATCTCCATCCACCGCGCCACCCACCGCCCCCACGCCCCCTGGACCATTCTCGACGCCGAGGACGACCGTGCCCGCGATCTCGATACAGCCTCCCTCCTCATCGCCCGCTTCCAGGCCCACCTCCGCAAACACGGCCGCCCCCTCAAAACCAAAGCCCCCTCCGCCGCCACCCGCCGCTCCCTCCGCCCCGCCGGACTCAAACGCCTCCAATCCCTCCCGCTCGACCAGCAACTCTCCGCCGCCGACTACGAAGCCAAACGCGAGAAATGGCTCGGTAAACTCAACCAGGCCGTCCGCACCGCCTCCGCCGCGAAACGCTCCATCGTCTTCGCCTTCGAAGGCTGGGACGCCGCCGGCAAAGGCGGCGCCATCCGCCGCCTCACCAGCGCCATCGACGTCCGCGACTACCGCGTCATCCCCGTCGCCAAACCCACCGACGAGGAAAAAGCCCACCACTACCTCTGGCGCTTCTGGAGAAACATTCCCCGCGCCGGCCTCACCGCCATCTTCGACCGGTCCTGGTACGGCCGCGTCCTCGTCGAACGCCTCGAAGGTTTCGCCCGCGACGACGAGTGGAAACGCGCCTACGCCGAGATCAACGACTTCGAGCAACAACTCACTGCTCGCGGCATCATCGTCGTGAAGTTCTGGCTACACATCGGACGCGACGAACAACTCCGCCGCTTCCGCGCCCGCGAGGAGACCACCTACAAACGCCACAAGATAAACGACGAAGACTGGCGCAACCGCCGCAAATGGGACGCCTACGAAGTCGCCGTCGGCGACATGCTCGCCCTGACCGACACGACAACCGCTCCCTGGCACCTTATCCCCGCCAACAACAAACGCCACGCCCGCCTCCAGATCCTCAAAACCGCCTGCAAACAAATCGAGACCGCCCTCGCGTAG
- a CDS encoding esterase/lipase family protein, with product MARFLRSPIPPNMYPAALPLRCALLALLLSLARLHAAADATSSSNPRSLTATDLAPDSETLSDSLNSQPSSLNSPDSSTAEPETVLLLHGLGLNRLAMARLASSLRRDGYRVINVSYPSRSVPLEELAATWLPDLLRAHKADTAPRLHVVTHSMGGILLRLYLRDHRPANLGRLVMIAPPNHGSEVAEKLRNNCLFHLFTGKNGRRLGTGPESLPLTLGPLENTDLGIIAGSRSLNPLFSAWIGRPSDGKVAIESTKLEGMSDHLVLPISHTWLQYRTPVITQVAAFLRDGKFHQSTAPDAL from the coding sequence TTGGCACGTTTCCTCCGCTCTCCCATACCTCCGAACATGTACCCGGCGGCACTCCCCCTGCGCTGCGCCCTGCTCGCGCTGCTCCTCAGCCTCGCGCGCCTGCACGCCGCCGCCGACGCCACCTCGTCCAGCAATCCCCGCTCGCTCACCGCCACCGACCTCGCCCCTGACTCCGAAACCCTCTCCGATTCTCTCAACTCTCAACCCTCATCTCTCAACTCCCCCGACTCTTCCACCGCCGAACCCGAAACGGTCCTCCTCCTCCACGGCCTCGGTCTCAACCGCCTCGCCATGGCCCGCCTCGCCAGCTCGCTCCGCCGCGACGGCTACCGTGTCATCAACGTATCCTATCCCTCGCGCAGCGTCCCTCTCGAAGAACTCGCCGCCACCTGGCTCCCGGACCTGCTCCGTGCCCACAAAGCCGATACCGCCCCGCGCCTCCACGTCGTCACGCACTCGATGGGCGGCATCCTCCTCCGCCTCTACCTCCGCGACCACCGCCCCGCCAACCTCGGCCGCCTCGTCATGATCGCCCCGCCCAACCACGGCAGCGAAGTCGCTGAAAAACTCCGCAACAACTGCCTCTTCCATCTCTTCACCGGCAAAAACGGCCGCCGCCTCGGCACCGGCCCCGAATCGCTCCCGCTCACGCTCGGCCCGCTCGAAAACACCGACCTCGGCATCATCGCCGGCTCCCGCTCCCTCAACCCGCTCTTCTCCGCCTGGATCGGCCGCCCCAGCGACGGCAAAGTCGCCATCGAAAGCACCAAGCTCGAAGGCATGAGCGACCACCTCGTCCTCCCCATCTCCCACACCTGGCTCCAATACCGCACCCCTGTTATCACCCAGGTGGCCGCTTTCCTCCGAGACGGAAAATTCCATCAGTCCACCGCGCCCGACGCTCTATAA
- a CDS encoding ABC transporter ATP-binding protein has protein sequence MTFSSPDVVSAAPPPLPTERNARDYVIQADGLTKVYGAQRALDGVTLHVPPGTIGLLGPNGAGKSTFIKCLLNLETPTSGRALVLGRDIRASNRESRERVGYSPEQDSHIPGVVGCEYVTYCGQLSGLSFKQARQRAHEILDLVGMGQERYRKIDTYSTGMKQRAKLAQALVHDPEILFLDEPTNGLDPAGREYFLRLIGSLHKQLGTSVVISSHLLNDIERICDRVIIIARGRVLEHDSMENLKNRHRRIVEFAPSGESDRVAAALKAGAYKFERLSNGRFRIESPSDSVEWLLELLRVHRLPPGEIVANPNALHELFLRSLASADGNHA, from the coding sequence GTGACGTTTTCATCTCCAGATGTCGTTTCCGCCGCGCCGCCGCCGCTGCCGACCGAACGGAATGCGCGTGACTACGTGATCCAGGCGGACGGGTTGACGAAGGTTTATGGCGCGCAGCGGGCGCTGGATGGCGTGACCCTGCATGTGCCGCCGGGGACGATCGGGCTGCTGGGGCCGAATGGCGCGGGGAAGAGCACGTTTATCAAGTGTCTCCTGAATCTGGAGACGCCGACGTCGGGGCGCGCGCTGGTGCTGGGGCGGGACATCCGGGCGAGCAATCGCGAGTCGCGCGAGCGGGTGGGCTACAGCCCAGAGCAGGATTCGCACATCCCGGGGGTGGTGGGGTGCGAGTATGTGACTTATTGCGGGCAGCTGTCGGGGTTGTCGTTCAAGCAGGCGCGGCAGCGGGCGCATGAGATTCTGGATCTGGTGGGGATGGGGCAGGAGCGGTACCGGAAGATCGATACGTACTCCACGGGCATGAAGCAGCGGGCGAAGCTGGCGCAGGCGCTGGTGCATGATCCGGAGATTTTGTTTCTCGATGAGCCGACCAACGGGCTCGATCCGGCGGGGCGCGAGTATTTCCTGCGGTTGATCGGTTCGCTGCACAAACAGCTCGGGACGAGCGTGGTGATTTCGTCGCATCTGCTGAACGACATCGAGCGCATCTGCGACCGGGTGATCATCATCGCGCGCGGGCGGGTGCTGGAGCACGACAGCATGGAGAACTTGAAGAACCGGCACCGGCGCATCGTGGAGTTCGCGCCATCGGGCGAAAGCGATCGCGTGGCGGCGGCACTGAAGGCGGGCGCGTATAAATTCGAGCGGCTCTCGAATGGACGCTTCCGCATCGAGTCGCCGAGTGACTCGGTGGAGTGGCTGCTGGAGTTGTTGCGCGTACACCGGTTGCCGCCGGGCGAGATCGTCGCCAACCCGAATGCTTTGCACGAACTGTTCCTGCGCTCGCTCGCTTCCGCCGATGGAAACCACGCTTGA
- a CDS encoding ABC transporter ATP-binding protein, producing MSTIVQAENLSRFYGVVLGLNNVNFRIRRGITGLVGPNGAGKTTLFRLLTGQVKPSSGTITVFGGNPWNNPDVQARLAYCPESETVPAGLRPLEWLTGLGMISGLSASDATKRANESLERVKLAPQYWKKRITTYSKGMRQRVKLAQCLMHAPELIILDEPMNGLDPMGREEFSQVLRELARDGTSVLISSHILHDLEALCSDFILLRWGRIPNAANQEVASAETRKRWPEATTIRCEEPEKLARYLFDQHLLRGCEIVPESDTLHVRWRDAEQFYAGFDRYLLESGVRIFEVRSTATFLEKAVGPGPSLDS from the coding sequence ATGAGCACGATCGTCCAGGCGGAAAATCTGAGCCGGTTCTACGGCGTGGTGCTCGGGCTCAACAATGTGAACTTCCGGATACGGCGCGGCATCACGGGGCTCGTGGGGCCGAATGGCGCGGGCAAGACGACGCTGTTTCGCCTGCTCACGGGGCAGGTGAAGCCGAGCTCGGGGACGATCACGGTCTTCGGCGGGAATCCGTGGAATAACCCGGATGTGCAGGCGCGGCTGGCGTATTGTCCCGAGAGCGAGACGGTGCCGGCCGGGCTGCGTCCGCTGGAGTGGCTCACGGGGCTGGGGATGATTTCTGGGTTGTCGGCGAGTGATGCAACGAAGCGGGCGAACGAATCGCTCGAGCGCGTGAAGCTGGCGCCGCAGTATTGGAAGAAGCGGATCACGACTTACTCGAAGGGCATGCGGCAGCGCGTGAAACTCGCGCAGTGTCTAATGCACGCGCCGGAGTTGATCATCCTGGATGAGCCGATGAACGGGCTCGATCCGATGGGGCGCGAGGAGTTCAGCCAGGTGTTGCGCGAGCTGGCGCGTGACGGGACGAGCGTGCTGATTTCAAGTCACATCCTGCACGATCTGGAGGCGCTTTGCAGCGACTTCATCCTGTTGCGTTGGGGGCGGATTCCGAATGCGGCGAATCAGGAGGTGGCGTCGGCGGAGACGCGGAAGCGGTGGCCGGAAGCGACGACGATCCGCTGCGAGGAGCCGGAGAAACTGGCGCGTTATCTCTTCGATCAGCATCTGCTGCGCGGCTGCGAGATCGTGCCGGAGAGCGACACATTGCACGTGCGCTGGCGCGATGCGGAGCAGTTCTACGCGGGGTTCGACCGGTATCTGCTGGAGAGCGGCGTGCGGATTTTTGAAGTGAGGAGCACGGCGACGTTTTTGGAAAAGGCGGTCGGTCCCGGGCCTTCACTCGACTCATAA
- a CDS encoding ABC transporter permease, giving the protein MSDVTGGEARGRFSAPRTAPNQWNALGGVWRLTAWRLLSRNQLLVTAGLLAVLAFFCSKLTAPRAPDDYLEWVAGFLLSVVVPVLAFLSGAGAMRDEMKPGAVDYVFTRPVKRWAFVGFKYLAHTACLQAMWLLAFGVVVFFAAARNAPAIGAIYPWVLLAQMLTIAGFTALGFLCAVLTSRYLVIGIVYAGIVEAGVGNIAAPLSRLSMTRQVRELIEPQMLGAIDGVSWTAALTTTGAMLVFAAVFVGAAAAIFSMQEMTGARGKE; this is encoded by the coding sequence ATGAGTGACGTCACAGGCGGCGAAGCGCGCGGGAGATTTTCCGCACCGCGGACGGCGCCGAACCAGTGGAACGCGCTGGGCGGTGTGTGGCGGCTGACGGCGTGGCGGCTTCTTTCGCGTAATCAGTTGCTGGTGACGGCGGGGTTGCTGGCGGTACTGGCGTTTTTTTGTTCGAAGCTCACGGCGCCGCGCGCGCCGGATGATTATCTGGAGTGGGTCGCGGGATTTTTGCTGTCGGTGGTGGTGCCGGTGCTGGCGTTTCTGTCGGGCGCTGGCGCGATGCGTGACGAGATGAAGCCGGGGGCGGTGGATTATGTGTTCACGCGGCCGGTGAAGCGGTGGGCGTTTGTGGGGTTCAAGTATCTCGCGCACACGGCCTGCCTGCAGGCGATGTGGCTGCTGGCGTTTGGCGTGGTGGTGTTTTTCGCGGCGGCGCGGAATGCGCCGGCCATCGGCGCGATTTATCCGTGGGTGTTGCTGGCGCAGATGCTGACGATCGCGGGGTTCACGGCGTTGGGGTTTTTGTGCGCGGTGCTGACGTCGCGTTATCTGGTGATCGGGATCGTGTACGCGGGAATCGTGGAAGCGGGCGTGGGCAATATCGCGGCGCCGCTCAGCCGGTTGTCGATGACGCGGCAGGTGCGCGAGTTGATCGAGCCGCAGATGCTCGGGGCGATCGATGGCGTTTCGTGGACGGCGGCGCTGACGACGACGGGGGCGATGCTGGTGTTCGCGGCGGTGTTTGTGGGGGCGGCGGCGGCGATTTTCTCGATGCAGGAGATGACGGGGGCGCGGGGGAAGGAGTGA
- a CDS encoding RNA polymerase sigma factor, with amino-acid sequence MTLPPPDLPRDALVCPQQISVEEAALVREAAGGSARAFEALVNQHSRRVFNFLNQMTRHRQDAEDLTQRTFIKAFHNLGRFDPQRPLINWLLTIARRTALNHFRDTKRWEEIPEASEAPGYSPAKQTEIQDRTENVWARAREVLSQREFDVLWLRFGEELSTEETAQAMGLTVPNVKVIVFRARQQLLKGDNAHE; translated from the coding sequence ATGACGTTGCCGCCACCTGATCTCCCGCGCGATGCGCTGGTCTGCCCGCAGCAGATCAGCGTGGAGGAGGCTGCGCTGGTGCGGGAGGCGGCGGGCGGGAGTGCGCGGGCGTTTGAGGCGCTGGTGAACCAGCACAGCCGGCGAGTATTTAATTTTTTGAATCAGATGACGCGGCACCGGCAGGATGCGGAGGACCTGACGCAGCGGACGTTCATCAAAGCGTTTCATAATCTGGGGCGGTTCGATCCGCAGCGGCCGCTGATCAACTGGCTGCTGACGATCGCGCGAAGGACAGCGCTGAATCATTTTCGCGATACGAAGCGGTGGGAGGAAATCCCGGAGGCGAGCGAGGCGCCGGGGTATTCGCCGGCGAAGCAGACGGAGATCCAGGATCGCACGGAGAACGTGTGGGCGCGGGCGAGGGAGGTGCTTTCGCAGCGAGAATTTGACGTGTTGTGGCTTCGCTTCGGCGAAGAACTTTCCACCGAAGAAACCGCGCAGGCCATGGGGTTGACCGTGCCGAATGTGAAGGTGATCGTGTTCCGTGCGCGCCAGCAGCTTTTGAAAGGAGACAATGCTCATGAATAA